A genomic stretch from Natronomonas gomsonensis includes:
- the thsA gene encoding thermosome subunit alpha: protein MSQQMRQRRGQPLFILNEDTERTRGKDAQSSNITAGKAVSESVRTTLGPRGMDKMLVSDSGDVVITNDGATILQEMDIEHPAAQMIVEVAQTQEEEVGDGTTTASVLAGQLLAQAEDLLEDDVHPTTIVEGYQQASQLALEAIEEQTLEDELDEELLRAVAESSMTGKGTGDIDAAALAETVVAAVQQVSTDAGVDRDAITIRTQTGAGASATELVQGVISEEEPLNEDMPRTVEDATIGVLDLDLEVREAEIDAEYDISSVDQLNAAIEAEEGELRGYAETVADAGIDVAFVTGDVDDLVASYLANEGVLAFDGVDDDEARSIARATGAKTVGTLNDIEESDLGRADTVRVETFGSDELAFIEGGAAAETVTVFARGGTEHVADELERALRDALDVVTAALDSGGVVPGAGATEIAIADHIRSSAASIEGRKQLAIEAFADAVDVLPRTLAENTGMDPIDALVELRSTHDAEGRAGLITEGQSGDVGDPVEYGILDPAAVKREAVESATEAATMIARIDDVISAK, encoded by the coding sequence ATGTCACAGCAGATGCGCCAGCGGCGCGGACAGCCGCTTTTCATTCTCAACGAGGACACGGAGCGGACCCGCGGCAAGGACGCTCAATCGTCGAACATCACAGCTGGCAAGGCCGTAAGCGAGTCTGTACGGACCACGCTCGGCCCCCGCGGGATGGACAAGATGCTCGTCTCCGACTCCGGCGACGTCGTCATCACCAACGACGGCGCGACCATTCTTCAGGAGATGGACATCGAACACCCGGCGGCCCAGATGATTGTCGAGGTCGCCCAGACCCAAGAGGAGGAGGTCGGCGACGGAACGACCACCGCCTCCGTGCTGGCCGGCCAACTGCTCGCCCAAGCCGAGGACCTCCTCGAAGACGACGTCCACCCGACGACCATCGTCGAGGGGTATCAGCAAGCCTCGCAGTTGGCGCTCGAAGCCATCGAAGAACAGACGCTGGAGGACGAACTCGACGAGGAACTCCTCCGTGCCGTCGCCGAGTCGTCGATGACCGGCAAGGGAACCGGTGACATCGACGCCGCGGCACTGGCCGAAACCGTCGTCGCCGCGGTCCAGCAGGTTAGTACCGATGCCGGCGTCGACCGCGACGCCATCACCATCCGCACCCAGACCGGCGCGGGTGCCTCCGCGACCGAACTCGTCCAGGGCGTCATCAGCGAAGAAGAGCCCCTCAACGAGGACATGCCCCGAACCGTCGAGGACGCGACCATCGGCGTCCTCGATTTGGACCTCGAAGTCCGAGAGGCCGAAATCGACGCCGAGTACGACATCTCCAGCGTCGACCAACTCAATGCGGCCATCGAGGCCGAGGAGGGCGAACTCCGTGGCTACGCCGAGACCGTCGCCGACGCCGGCATCGACGTGGCGTTCGTCACCGGCGACGTCGACGACCTCGTCGCCTCCTATCTCGCCAACGAGGGCGTCCTCGCCTTCGACGGCGTCGACGACGACGAAGCCCGCTCCATCGCTCGCGCGACCGGCGCCAAGACCGTCGGCACGCTGAACGACATCGAGGAGTCGGACCTCGGCCGCGCAGACACCGTTCGCGTCGAGACGTTCGGTTCCGACGAACTCGCCTTCATCGAGGGCGGGGCCGCCGCCGAAACGGTCACCGTCTTCGCCCGTGGTGGCACCGAACACGTCGCCGACGAACTCGAGCGTGCGCTCCGTGACGCTCTCGACGTGGTCACCGCGGCGCTGGACTCCGGCGGCGTCGTCCCCGGCGCCGGCGCGACCGAAATCGCCATTGCCGACCACATCCGTTCGAGCGCCGCCAGCATCGAGGGGCGCAAACAGCTCGCCATCGAGGCGTTCGCCGACGCCGTCGACGTGCTGCCGCGCACCCTCGCCGAGAACACCGGCATGGACCCCATCGACGCGCTCGTGGAACTCCGTTCGACCCACGACGCCGAGGGACGGGCCGGCCTCATCACCGAAGGCCAGTCCGGCGATGTCGGCGACCCCGTCGAGTACGGCATCCTCGACCCCGCCGCCGTCAAGCGTGAAGCCGTCGAGTCCGCCACCGAGGCGGCGACGATGATTGCGCGCATCGACGACGTCATCTCCGCGAAATAA
- a CDS encoding class I SAM-dependent methyltransferase, translated as MKGQEWYQADDIAEAYDDKRFSQGGRFIDRREKEAVLDALAPLDGKRVLEVACGTGRFTVMLADRGADIVGVDISEAMLEQGRAKARAAGVTDSLDFMQADASRLPFPDDYFDSVFAMRFFHLAPDPEAFMAELRRVSKNQVFFDTFNRYSTRSIYNWALPMGSRLYSEREVRELLVGADLELADAAHDFVVPYGFYRAVPGWVARPFRALDTAVGRTPVGDRLASVSYWDARTDE; from the coding sequence GTGAAGGGACAGGAGTGGTATCAGGCCGACGACATCGCGGAGGCGTACGACGACAAACGCTTCTCGCAGGGAGGCCGCTTCATCGACCGGCGTGAGAAGGAAGCAGTGTTGGACGCGTTGGCGCCGCTGGACGGCAAACGCGTCCTCGAAGTCGCCTGCGGGACGGGGCGGTTCACCGTCATGCTCGCCGACCGTGGCGCCGACATCGTCGGCGTCGACATCTCCGAAGCGATGCTCGAACAGGGTCGGGCGAAGGCCCGCGCAGCCGGCGTCACCGACAGCCTCGATTTCATGCAGGCCGACGCGAGTCGACTGCCGTTCCCCGACGACTACTTCGATTCCGTCTTCGCGATGCGGTTTTTCCACCTCGCGCCTGACCCGGAGGCGTTCATGGCCGAACTCCGCCGCGTCTCGAAGAATCAGGTGTTCTTCGATACGTTCAACCGCTACTCCACGCGCTCGATTTACAACTGGGCGCTGCCGATGGGGTCGCGACTCTACTCCGAGCGGGAGGTACGGGAGTTGCTCGTCGGTGCCGACCTCGAGTTGGCCGACGCTGCCCACGATTTCGTCGTCCCGTACGGTTTCTATCGGGCGGTTCCCGGGTGGGTCGCCCGTCCGTTCCGGGCGCTCGACACCGCAGTGGGACGGACGCCGGTCGGCGACCGTCTTGCGTCGGTTTCCTACTGGGACGCCCGCACCGACGAGTGA
- a CDS encoding NfeD family protein encodes MAELFGYSVPFLLILAGAGLMVMEAFAPGAHFIVIGIALLAAGLVGLLVSGLLPSAALPLVLAAVVLAAGGAALYVYRTFDFYGGKGTGRTSDSASLQGKTGRVTERVTKSGGEVKLDSGGFNPYYQARALDGDIEEGEEVMVVDPGGGNVLTVESMSGLDDDIDRELAREARRNRERESDDERDGESEAV; translated from the coding sequence ATGGCGGAACTGTTCGGGTACTCGGTGCCGTTCCTGCTCATCCTCGCCGGCGCGGGACTGATGGTGATGGAGGCGTTCGCCCCCGGCGCACACTTCATCGTCATCGGTATCGCGCTGCTCGCTGCGGGCCTCGTCGGCCTCCTCGTCAGCGGACTCCTGCCGAGTGCGGCGCTGCCGCTCGTGCTCGCTGCCGTCGTCTTGGCCGCCGGTGGGGCCGCACTCTACGTCTATCGGACCTTCGATTTCTACGGCGGCAAGGGAACCGGTCGGACCAGCGACTCGGCGTCGCTGCAGGGGAAGACGGGTCGAGTGACCGAACGCGTCACGAAAAGCGGCGGTGAGGTAAAACTCGACAGCGGCGGGTTCAACCCCTACTACCAGGCCCGCGCGCTCGACGGCGACATCGAGGAGGGCGAGGAGGTGATGGTCGTCGACCCTGGCGGTGGCAACGTCCTTACCGTCGAATCGATGTCGGGGTTGGACGACGACATCGACCGCGAACTCGCCCGGGAGGCGCGCCGGAACCGGGAGCGCGAGAGCGACGACGAACGCGACGGCGAGAGCGAAGCGGTGTAG
- a CDS encoding winged helix-turn-helix transcriptional regulator yields MTEEVDESKRATLKRFAALGATTPLVRLSDDTSDVRDAIVGYLAATPGAHFSKLRDDLQLGTGETQHHLRRLDGDGTVEHRKDGDYKRYFPADRFSEFEQRALGYLRRETPRRMLIALLREPDASGSDIADSVGVSRSTVSKYAAELESAGLLTRDDGYEIERPETLLTLVVRYADSFGADAVAFADEADDFVRYTP; encoded by the coding sequence ATGACCGAGGAGGTCGACGAGAGCAAGCGGGCGACGCTGAAGCGCTTCGCGGCGCTGGGAGCGACGACACCGCTGGTCCGTCTCTCCGACGACACGAGTGACGTTCGCGACGCCATCGTCGGCTACCTCGCCGCCACGCCGGGGGCGCACTTCTCGAAGCTCCGTGACGACCTCCAGCTCGGAACCGGCGAAACACAACACCACCTCCGGCGACTCGACGGCGACGGAACCGTCGAACATCGCAAGGACGGCGACTACAAGCGGTACTTCCCCGCCGACCGGTTCTCGGAGTTCGAACAGCGAGCGCTCGGCTATCTCCGCCGGGAGACGCCGCGCCGAATGCTCATCGCGTTGCTCCGCGAACCCGACGCCAGCGGAAGCGACATCGCCGACTCCGTCGGCGTCTCGCGGTCGACGGTGTCGAAGTACGCCGCAGAACTGGAGTCCGCGGGGCTCCTGACCCGCGATGACGGCTACGAAATCGAGCGCCCGGAGACGCTGTTGACGCTCGTCGTTCGGTACGCCGACTCGTTTGGAGCTGACGCCGTCGCCTTCGCCGACGAGGCCGACGACTTCGTCCGGTACACGCCCTGA
- a CDS encoding DUF7123 family protein: MSATAAAPTSDLTDKQRQILAYLREKGQMKTYFKSRLIGEALGLSAKEVGSNMTAICEGNFDVDVEKWGYSSGTTWKVTV, translated from the coding sequence ATGAGCGCGACCGCAGCGGCACCGACCTCCGACCTCACCGACAAGCAACGGCAAATCCTCGCGTACCTCCGGGAGAAGGGACAGATGAAGACGTACTTCAAATCGCGACTCATCGGTGAAGCGCTCGGGCTGTCGGCCAAAGAGGTCGGCTCGAACATGACCGCTATCTGTGAGGGCAACTTCGATGTCGACGTCGAGAAGTGGGGGTACTCCTCGGGGACGACGTGGAAGGTGACGGTTTAA
- a CDS encoding MarR family transcriptional regulator, with protein MSTTTEERSRQTDSPLSDPEFRERLRELPPSAKLVAKVLEDASPLSQGQLAEESLLPDRTVRYALNRLEEEDLVDSRYSFHDARKQVYFLID; from the coding sequence ATGAGCACGACCACGGAGGAACGCTCACGCCAGACCGACTCGCCGCTGTCAGACCCAGAGTTCCGCGAGCGGCTCCGGGAACTCCCCCCGAGCGCCAAACTCGTCGCGAAGGTCCTGGAGGACGCCTCGCCGCTCTCGCAGGGACAACTCGCCGAGGAGTCGCTGCTCCCCGACCGCACCGTCCGCTATGCGCTCAACCGACTCGAAGAGGAGGACCTCGTCGACTCCCGGTACTCCTTCCACGACGCGCGCAAGCAAGTGTACTTCCTCATCGACTAA
- a CDS encoding TRAM domain-containing protein produces MEISDKLLCLFSAEVEETEDRFVVEVPRREIETGAVGPGDTYRVALIAGEGGSTADAEDAPEETPSDEPQPPVEPGEIRYVEIEDLGKQGDGIARVERGYVIIVPGGEVGERVKIEVSEVKSNFAVGEILD; encoded by the coding sequence ATGGAAATCTCCGATAAACTCCTGTGTCTGTTCAGTGCCGAGGTCGAGGAGACCGAGGACCGGTTCGTCGTCGAGGTTCCTCGCCGCGAAATCGAAACCGGTGCCGTCGGTCCCGGCGACACCTACCGGGTCGCATTGATTGCCGGCGAGGGCGGCAGTACGGCCGACGCCGAGGATGCCCCCGAGGAAACGCCGAGCGACGAACCCCAACCGCCCGTCGAACCGGGCGAAATCCGCTACGTCGAAATCGAGGACCTCGGCAAGCAGGGCGACGGCATCGCCCGCGTCGAGCGCGGCTACGTCATCATCGTCCCCGGTGGCGAGGTCGGCGAGCGCGTCAAAATCGAGGTCTCGGAAGTGAAATCCAACTTCGCGGTCGGCGAGATTCTGGACTGA
- a CDS encoding YkgJ family cysteine cluster protein, translating into MESLETELDRARDLSVAELADAIESIGFECTRCGACCKANEPADGDGETEPHTATLFPEEARELQDAPAEEFEEAYDWRDVARPMPYGLSEGDDGPEGETFEWAIQTDACGDCTFYEEAEDGTGACTVHDSRPLVCRTYPFSVALGGTSEPMGEAVDREGLVRAHECEGLGRDISRNEAEDLAAALKERAVRELEEAISLRDRYEPRSDVNGVVVHDSEGAKRPDGTSLEER; encoded by the coding sequence ATGGAGAGCCTCGAAACCGAACTCGACCGGGCGCGTGACCTCTCGGTGGCCGAGTTGGCCGACGCCATCGAGTCCATCGGCTTCGAGTGTACCCGCTGTGGCGCCTGCTGTAAGGCGAACGAACCCGCGGACGGCGACGGCGAGACGGAGCCTCACACTGCGACGCTGTTCCCCGAGGAGGCCCGTGAACTGCAGGACGCCCCCGCCGAGGAATTCGAGGAGGCCTACGACTGGCGAGACGTTGCTCGCCCGATGCCCTACGGCCTCTCGGAGGGTGACGACGGCCCCGAAGGCGAGACCTTCGAGTGGGCCATCCAGACCGACGCCTGTGGCGACTGCACCTTCTACGAGGAAGCCGAGGACGGCACCGGCGCCTGTACCGTCCACGACAGCAGGCCGCTCGTGTGTCGTACGTACCCGTTCAGCGTCGCGTTGGGCGGGACGAGCGAACCGATGGGCGAGGCCGTCGACCGTGAGGGCCTCGTCCGCGCCCACGAGTGTGAGGGACTCGGTCGGGACATCTCCCGAAACGAGGCCGAAGACCTCGCTGCGGCGCTGAAGGAACGCGCCGTCAGGGAACTCGAGGAGGCCATCTCGCTTCGGGACCGTTATGAACCCCGTTCCGACGTAAACGGCGTCGTCGTTCACGACTCGGAGGGCGCCAAGCGCCCCGACGGCACATCTCTTGAGGAGCGGTAA
- a CDS encoding MBL fold metallo-hydrolase yields MHVERVPVDVPTRAPTGRTACYVVGDNAALLVDPPVLDERIERHLADVEHVAVTHHHPDHVGAVADYAEAADAAVWCRYGRESQFQDATGAIPDHTFREGTTIPTDDGDVTVRETPGHAPEHVAFGAGDDLLSGDLAVAAGSVVVGDPEGDVRAYLTSLRRVWAMDPARLYPSHGPVIEDVRGTCERLITHRLDRERRVLDAVEADNRTVADILDFAYEKDLTGVEDLAGATVRAHLWKLHHEGRVEWDGARAVPA; encoded by the coding sequence ATGCACGTAGAGCGCGTGCCCGTCGACGTTCCCACTCGGGCACCGACCGGACGGACCGCCTGTTACGTCGTCGGCGACAACGCGGCCTTGCTCGTCGACCCACCGGTGCTCGACGAGCGCATCGAACGCCACCTTGCCGACGTCGAACACGTCGCCGTCACCCACCATCACCCGGACCACGTCGGCGCAGTCGCCGACTACGCCGAGGCCGCCGACGCGGCCGTCTGGTGTCGGTACGGCCGCGAGAGTCAGTTCCAAGACGCGACCGGCGCGATTCCCGACCACACCTTCCGCGAGGGCACGACGATACCGACCGATGACGGCGACGTGACCGTCCGGGAGACGCCCGGTCACGCCCCCGAACACGTCGCCTTCGGGGCCGGCGACGACCTCCTCTCCGGAGACCTCGCCGTCGCCGCCGGGAGCGTCGTCGTCGGCGACCCCGAGGGTGACGTACGCGCCTATCTCACCAGTCTCCGCCGCGTGTGGGCGATGGACCCCGCCCGGCTATACCCCAGCCACGGGCCCGTCATCGAGGACGTTCGCGGGACCTGCGAGCGACTCATCACCCACCGCCTCGACCGCGAACGGCGCGTCCTCGACGCCGTCGAGGCGGACAACCGAACCGTCGCCGACATCCTCGATTTCGCCTACGAGAAGGACCTCACCGGCGTCGAGGACCTCGCCGGCGCGACGGTGCGTGCCCACCTCTGGAAACTCCACCACGAGGGACGTGTTGAATGGGACGGCGCTCGGGCCGTCCCGGCCTGA
- a CDS encoding SPFH domain-containing protein — protein MFVPLQLGGVVLPVVALLLLAVAVAAVYQAVEIVNAYEKRALTVFGEYRKLLEPGINFVPPFVSRTYTFDMRTQTLDVPRQEAITRDNSPVTADAVVYIKVMDAKKAFLEVDNYKKAVSNLAQTTLRAVLGDMELDDTLNKRQEINAKIRKELDEPTDEWGIRVESVEVREVNPSKDVQQAMEQQTSAERKRRAMILEAQGERRSAIEKAEGDKSSNIIRAQGEKQSQILEAQGDAISTVLRAKSADSMGERAIIERGMETLEEIGTSDSTTFVLPQELTSLLSRYGKHLTGSDVESQSELLEGLEFDSETRELLGLDDIEEILGQIEQETEMDVEKMEQEAQAIKEGADTADIKDPDEVIAEMDEEVPADADEELESEKN, from the coding sequence ATGTTCGTTCCCCTCCAGTTGGGCGGCGTGGTGTTGCCGGTCGTCGCGCTACTGCTGCTTGCAGTGGCGGTGGCGGCGGTGTATCAGGCCGTCGAAATCGTCAACGCCTACGAGAAGCGCGCCCTGACGGTGTTCGGCGAGTACCGCAAACTGCTCGAACCGGGCATCAACTTCGTCCCGCCGTTCGTCTCGCGGACGTACACCTTCGACATGCGGACCCAGACGCTCGACGTGCCGCGACAGGAGGCCATCACGCGTGACAACTCGCCGGTGACCGCCGACGCCGTCGTCTACATCAAGGTGATGGACGCAAAGAAGGCGTTTCTGGAGGTCGACAACTACAAGAAGGCCGTCTCGAACCTCGCCCAGACGACGCTCCGGGCGGTGTTGGGCGACATGGAGTTAGACGACACGCTGAACAAGCGACAGGAAATCAACGCCAAGATTCGAAAGGAACTGGACGAACCCACCGACGAGTGGGGTATCCGCGTCGAGAGCGTCGAGGTCCGGGAGGTCAACCCCTCGAAGGACGTCCAGCAGGCGATGGAACAGCAGACCTCCGCCGAGCGGAAGCGGCGGGCGATGATTCTGGAAGCTCAGGGTGAACGGCGCTCCGCCATCGAGAAGGCCGAGGGTGACAAGTCCTCGAACATCATCCGCGCCCAGGGTGAAAAACAGAGCCAGATTCTGGAAGCCCAGGGTGACGCCATCTCGACGGTGCTGCGCGCGAAATCCGCCGATTCGATGGGCGAACGCGCCATCATCGAACGCGGGATGGAGACGCTGGAGGAAATCGGCACCAGCGACTCGACGACGTTCGTCCTCCCGCAGGAACTCACCTCGCTGCTGTCCCGATACGGCAAACACCTCACCGGCAGCGACGTAGAGAGCCAATCCGAGCTGTTGGAGGGACTCGAATTCGATTCGGAGACCCGCGAGTTGCTCGGCCTCGACGACATCGAGGAGATTCTCGGGCAAATCGAACAGGAGACCGAAATGGACGTCGAGAAGATGGAACAGGAGGCCCAAGCCATCAAGGAGGGGGCCGACACCGCCGACATCAAAGACCCCGACGAGGTCATCGCGGAGATGGACGAAGAGGTGCCGGCCGATGCCGACGAGGAGCTAGAGTCCGAGAAGAACTGA
- a CDS encoding glycosyltransferase family 2 protein yields the protein MDLSVVVPTLNDRDELGGCLDALTAEDPAEVVVVNGPSTDGTSGMVREREDVSVLVEIDDRNVNVARNAGLDRARGGAVAFVNPTLAVEEGWLDAATVALESADAVTGPTHEQLRAGVATDTSESRTIRGRKVTYFNGGNAAFAREVLEELDGFDEYLETGGARDAAHRLAGLDYEVAWDADMCVAREAATDGGMTERNWRTRYRSLAYRMAKNYGVHPTVSLRTVRHAFTDAASTLRDVARGDAKPTSWFANGRDVVVGSVAGYKHGLFARYADRSPRRNPNGWSTRADRAVAVYDRR from the coding sequence ATGGACCTCTCGGTGGTGGTACCGACGCTGAACGACCGCGACGAGCTCGGCGGCTGTCTCGACGCGCTCACAGCCGAGGACCCCGCCGAGGTCGTCGTCGTCAACGGCCCCTCCACGGACGGAACCAGCGGGATGGTCAGGGAGCGCGAGGACGTGTCGGTGCTCGTCGAAATCGACGACCGAAACGTCAACGTCGCCCGGAACGCCGGCCTCGACCGCGCCCGTGGCGGTGCCGTCGCGTTCGTCAACCCCACTCTGGCCGTCGAGGAGGGATGGCTCGATGCGGCCACCGTCGCACTCGAAAGCGCCGACGCGGTCACCGGCCCGACCCACGAACAGCTCCGCGCCGGCGTCGCCACCGACACGAGCGAGTCACGCACCATCCGCGGACGGAAGGTTACGTACTTCAACGGCGGCAACGCCGCCTTCGCTCGGGAGGTGTTAGAAGAGTTGGACGGCTTCGACGAGTACCTCGAAACCGGCGGCGCCCGCGATGCGGCCCACCGGCTGGCCGGCCTCGACTACGAGGTAGCGTGGGACGCCGACATGTGCGTCGCCCGCGAGGCTGCCACCGACGGCGGAATGACCGAACGGAACTGGCGCACCCGGTATCGCTCGCTGGCCTATCGGATGGCGAAGAACTACGGCGTCCATCCGACGGTGTCACTCCGGACGGTTCGACACGCGTTCACCGACGCAGCTTCGACGTTGCGGGACGTCGCCCGCGGCGATGCGAAACCGACCAGTTGGTTCGCCAATGGCCGAGACGTCGTCGTCGGGAGCGTCGCCGGCTACAAACACGGACTGTTCGCCCGCTATGCCGACCGCAGTCCACGACGGAACCCCAACGGTTGGTCGACCCGCGCCGACCGTGCCGTGGCGGTGTACGACCGCAGATAA